ACCTGGTGAAATGACTCCTGAAGAAGCTGCCCAGCTCCTCAAGGACTTTGACGAACAGAACGGCGAACGCAAGCCCTGGAAACCCGTCCGCGGCCAAGTCCGTCCGGCTAAGGACTGGTAGATTAATCCAACCAACTTTGCATCATCTTGTCATGTCCGCCGCAAACATGTCATGCCCGCCTTGCGCGGGCATCTCCTTTTTTAAACAACCTTTATTAGCGATTTTACAACTCAATTAAATAAATCTTCACTTTGTACATGTTTTTCTTGTGTAATGCTTAAAAAAATTGTACATTAGTGAAGACAATTTAATAAAGAGGATCTTATGAAAAAGGTTTTGACCGTTCTTCCTTTGGCCGCCCTTGCTTTGGTTGGCTGTCAGTCGTCATCAGGTGATAGCGTAACTGCTCCAGATGTACAGCCGCTGCCCCAGAATTATCCGACCGACTATATAATCTCCGAATTGGGCACGTATAACTATGCTGCTGACGGTACCTTGGAAATCACTAAAGGTACTTGCACGGACAGGGCTAATGAATACGTCTGGGAAAAGGTGACTAAAACCGGTTCATTGAAGGATGCTGGTAATAATTCCGCTGAAATGGATTTGGGCGATGGTGCTGGCAAGAATACTTATGCTTTTGTGGCCGCTTATGGAGAGCCGTTCCCAAGTGGCTCGTACTACATGACGTCAACACTTAATCAGAAACTCATTAGAGGCGTCATTCTTGATGATTCGTATTACGATGATGTCGTGTTCGTTAATACGGATTGCCTTTTTGAGAATTTTGGCGAAATGCAAGAAACGCTTGCTCTGATTGCCGGTGTAGAAAAGTCTGAAATCAATATGAGCTGCAAAGTGCTCAGCATTCAAGGTCTTGAGATGGAGTACAAATCCCATAGGTCAATGGGCGTTGAATATACGCTTTCTTATGCAGGCAAGGTTTGCAATGTCAAGCATGATTTCCGTTATGCTAATGTTGAAACGGATTGCGAAAGAGCGTTTAAAGATTATCAGAAAGATTATGAAAGTGGAGAAACAACTGAATTCTTCAACTTCGATTTTTATGATCAGGATATTAACACAGATGCTTGCGACGAAGTTCTCGAAGATTTCCACAATGCAACGGGTCTCGCAAAGTCTGCTCCTGGTGTTAGCAAAAAGCAAGTTAAGGATATTCTCCGCGCAATTGGCAAGCGCCTCCGCCACGGCAAGTAATTAACGGTATTCATAATAGGTACAGTGCACCCTGCAAATGCGGGGTGTTTTTTTGTGCAGTGCATCCCGGCTTTGGGCGATCGCCTTCCCTTTGAAATTTTATTGCATTACGCTTATAATTTTGATATCTTAATATTATGATTATGCGGAAGGTTATCTTTATTTCTCTTTTGGTTCTGTCGTTTGTCTCATTTGCGGTGGCGACTCCTGTTGCGCGTCCATCGACGAACGGTAAACTTCATGTCGTGGGTACGGAGCTTCACGACGAGCATGGGAATGTCGTCGTTCTCAAGGGCGCAAGCACCCACGGTCTCACATGGTTTCCGCAGTTCGTGAACAACGGATTGTTCAAACAGCTCAGCACAGAGTGGAATACGAACCTTATTCGCCTTGCCATGTATTCCAAGGATTATGTAGAGGGCAATCGCAAAAAGAATTTGGAAATTTTGCGCAAGGGTATTGAATATGCCATTGCAAACGATATGTACGTCTTGGTGGACTGGCATGTTCTAGAAGATCAGAATCCTAATGTGTATCTTGCCGAGGCGATTTCTTTCTTTAACGAAATGGCTAGGGAATATGCAAACGTCCCGAACGTGATTTTTGAAATTTGCAATGAGCCCAATGGCGACTGCACTTGGGAGGATATCAAGGAATATGCGCATGTCGTTATCCCGGTGATTCGCAGGCACAAACCCGATGCCTTGATTGTCATTGGTACGCCAAACTATGCTCGTGAAATCCAGTACCCGGCAGAGGATCCGGTTCCGTTTGAAAACGTGATGTATTCGTTCCATTTTTATGCAACTTCGCATACTTATGTCTTTCGTGCAAAACTTCGTAATGTCGTGAAACAAGGAACGCCGATATTTATTACGGAAAGTGGTCTTTGCGAAGAATCGGGTGATGGAAAAATTGATTTTGAAAATGTAAGGATTTGGTATAGCTTGATTGACTCCTTGCATATAAGCTATACCATTTGGAATCTTTCGAATAAAGAAGAAGAATCCTCGATGATCCGTGATGATTCCCGTGCTGTGGAATATTTGACGGATGGTGATTTGACAATTTCGGGACGTTTTGCAAAGGCGCTGTTCCAAGGGACGCCGATTGATAAGATTACGCTTGAATATAGTACGATTGAAAATTTCAAGATTCTTGCGCGTTCTAAGCCTCACAAAGTATGGCTTATGTTTGCGGGGCCTCTGTTTATTTTCCTCATTCTGTGTCTTGCTGTGGAAAAGTATAGAAAACGTTCTAAAAACAAAGTAATACGCTCTTACGATGATTTGCTGAAGTACAGTACGGACGAAGCTGCGAAAAAGTTTAATAAGAGTCCGCTCAAGGTGATTCTTGGCGATATGTTTCTCTTGTTTAGTTCGCTTTGCACGCTCGTTTATCTTTGTTGGCGTGTAACGTGCTCGATTCCGTATGCTTATGGCTGGATAGCTGTGGTGGGGAGTTTTCTCCTGCTCGTTGTAGAGGTTCTCGGCTTTTTTGAATCATTTGTCCATTACGGTGGTTTGCTCAAGTTGCGCGATCATCCGCTCCCGAAAATTGCGGATGAAGAATTCCCGGATGTCGATATTTTCATTTCGACGTACAACGAGCCTGTGGAACTTTTGCGCAAGACGATTATCGGCTGCAAGTACATGGAATATCCGGACAAGTCCAAAGTTCATATTTGCCTGTGTGATGACAACCGTCGCCCAGAAATGCGCGCGCTTGCCGAAGAACTCGGCGTGATTTATTTTGATCGCCCGAATAACGAGGGCGCGAAAGCAGGGAACTTGAATGCAGCTCTTGCTCGGACGCGTTCGCCGTATGTAGTGACGTTCGATGCCGACATGGTTCCGCAGCGTAAGTTCTTGCTCAAGACGATCCCGTACTTTGTCGATGCCGATCGCATCAATGCGAGATTGCCAGAAGAACGCCGCCGTTCGTTAGGTTTTATCCAGACGCCGCAAAGCTTTTATACGCCTGACGTGTTTCAGCACAATCTTTATGCCGAACGCGTTGTGCCAAATGAACAGGATTATTTCTATGATGTGATTGAGGCTGCAAAAACTTCGACGAACAGCGTAATTTACGGCGGCTCGAATACGGTTATATCTCGCAAGGCGCTCGAAGATATTGGTGGATTCTATACAAAGTCTATTACGGAAGACTTTGCGACGGGCATGCTGATTGAATCGGCGGGTTATGTGAGCCTTGGACTTTCTGAACCGCTTGCGTCGGGCGTTGCGCCATCGACGTTCCAGGACCATGTGCAGCAGCGCACCCGCTGGGGGCGCGGCGTGATTGCCACTGCAAAGCAGCTCAAGTTCTTGCGCAACCGCAAATTGGATGTGTCGCAAAAGATGAGCTACTTGAACTCTGTGCTTTACTGGTTCTCGCCACTCAAGAACTTGATTTACCTGATTTCGCCGTTGATGTTTGCTGTGTTCTGCATTCCGATTTTCAAGTGTACGCTTGTGGACCTTGCTCTATTCTGGTTGCCGATGCACATCTTGCAAATTCTGGCGCTCCGTGTCACGAGCCAAGGCAAAATTTCGGCGCAGTGGAGCGGTATTTACGAGACTTCTGTGATGCCGTTCCTTTTGATGCCTGTCGTGAAGGAGGTGTTTGGCATAACGCTTTCCAAGTTTAAGGTGACGAAAAAAGAAAAGGCAAGTTTCCGTAGAGTTGTTGACAAGCGAAGCCTTGTGCCGTTTGTTGTTCTTTTGGTGCTTACGTTTGCGGGAATTGTTCGCATGACTTACATGATGGTGGCGTTTAAATACATCGGAATTTTGGCGGTGCTGTTCTGGCTTGTGCGCAATTCGTATTACCTCACGATGTGCTTGTTCCTTGGCTTTGGCCGCGATTCCGATGGTGAAAATGTGAAGGTTTTTGCCGCTGAACTTGTTACGCTTCACAAATGCGATGGGATGGATGTTGATGGCGTGACGACCAGGCTTACTGAGCATTCGGTGGATGTCTTTACCGATGAAGTGGATGTGCTTTATTTAGGCGAGCAAGTGGAACTTGGAATTTCTACGAATGGCTATGACTTGAATGTCAAGGGGACTGTTGTTTCAATTCGTCATTCGTGCAACCCGGATGTGCCGAGCGTCTATACCGTTGAAATCCTCGATTTCGCAGGCCAGAAAGATGCGTATGTGCAAATGCTCTATGACCTCACCCCGACTTTGCCGCAGCGATTGCGCTTTGGCGACGAGTACATTCGCAACCTGTGGAAAAATCTGGGACATCGAATCGTCAGAGTTTAAAAATACCGAAATTGTGACCAAAATTGCGTTTTTTTGGGGCTTTTACCCCCCGATGAGGCTGTATATTCTATTTAAAAAGATATATATTAATAAGACCTGCCTAAAAAATCGTGGGGAGTTGAAGTATGAATTTTGATGTTCTGTTGTCGCACTATAGAGCGAAGGCCTGCGTTGTTTCCGTCGAATTTTTCCCAGACGGAACGTATGGGAATATCCGTGTCGTTGCGGGCAACAAGGCGCACTGTGACGACATGGCGGCGCTGAACCACCCGTTTGAGCCCGGCTGCCCTTACGAAGCCTGCTTCCCCAAGAACCCGAATTTCGAAGATCATTGCTTCCGTTGCATTCGCGATGGCAAGCCTCTCCATGCATACGTGGACCTTTACATGATGGGTCTTTGGCTTAACATGTTCCTGATGCCGTTGGATTCGGACCAGGAAAATATCGGTTATTGCATTTATTGCTACGATGTAGCGCCTAAGGCGGATTCTTCGGCGATGGCGGACCTTTCTGCAGATACCGCTGCCGATGTTCTCAAGGCATGCATTAAGTTGCGCGGGTCGCAAAATATTAGACAGGCGTTTCAGGAAGTCGTTGAAGATATCGGTGCTATTTGTGGATCGGACCATTGCTGTGTCTTGCTGACGGATGACGAAAAACATGACTGCACGACTTTTGCAGAATTTCTCCGCGAAGGTTCGGGCCTGTATCCGATGTCTCGTTACATCCAGGGTTTTTATGAGATTGCCCAAACATGGCCAGATACGCTTGCCGGTAGCACCTGCATTATTATAAAAGATGAACACGACATGGAAAAGCTGCAGGAGCAAAATCCGGTTTGGAAGGCGTCTCTGGACCAGGCTGGGATAAAGACTGTTGTGTTATATCCGCTTCGCCATGGCGGTGAACTTCTCGGTTACATGTGGGCATTGAACTTCAATGTCGAAAACGTTTTGAAGATTAAGGAAACGCTTGAACTCACAACGTTCTTCCTCGCTTCTGAAATTTCGAACTATCTGCTCTTGGATAAATTAAAAGTCCTTAGCACGATTGATACGCTTACGAGTGTTAGAAACCGTAACGAGATGAACAACCGCGTGGACCGAATTGTTGCTGGAAACGAACCTGTGCCGCAGGGTGTG
This genomic stretch from Fibrobacter sp. UWB16 harbors:
- a CDS encoding diguanylate cyclase domain-containing protein, translated to MNFDVLLSHYRAKACVVSVEFFPDGTYGNIRVVAGNKAHCDDMAALNHPFEPGCPYEACFPKNPNFEDHCFRCIRDGKPLHAYVDLYMMGLWLNMFLMPLDSDQENIGYCIYCYDVAPKADSSAMADLSADTAADVLKACIKLRGSQNIRQAFQEVVEDIGAICGSDHCCVLLTDDEKHDCTTFAEFLREGSGLYPMSRYIQGFYEIAQTWPDTLAGSTCIIIKDEHDMEKLQEQNPVWKASLDQAGIKTVVLYPLRHGGELLGYMWALNFNVENVLKIKETLELTTFFLASEISNYLLLDKLKVLSTIDTLTSVRNRNEMNNRVDRIVAGNEPVPQGVLFADLNGLKRVNDEQGHAAGDKMLCAAASILQSVFQDGVVYRAGGDEFMILVNEISEDEVQDRVARVHFLSGKTENVRFSIGVCYGKKDIRKAMRLADERMYAFKNGYYEAHPELKYR
- a CDS encoding cellulase family glycosylhydrolase; translation: MRKVIFISLLVLSFVSFAVATPVARPSTNGKLHVVGTELHDEHGNVVVLKGASTHGLTWFPQFVNNGLFKQLSTEWNTNLIRLAMYSKDYVEGNRKKNLEILRKGIEYAIANDMYVLVDWHVLEDQNPNVYLAEAISFFNEMAREYANVPNVIFEICNEPNGDCTWEDIKEYAHVVIPVIRRHKPDALIVIGTPNYAREIQYPAEDPVPFENVMYSFHFYATSHTYVFRAKLRNVVKQGTPIFITESGLCEESGDGKIDFENVRIWYSLIDSLHISYTIWNLSNKEEESSMIRDDSRAVEYLTDGDLTISGRFAKALFQGTPIDKITLEYSTIENFKILARSKPHKVWLMFAGPLFIFLILCLAVEKYRKRSKNKVIRSYDDLLKYSTDEAAKKFNKSPLKVILGDMFLLFSSLCTLVYLCWRVTCSIPYAYGWIAVVGSFLLLVVEVLGFFESFVHYGGLLKLRDHPLPKIADEEFPDVDIFISTYNEPVELLRKTIIGCKYMEYPDKSKVHICLCDDNRRPEMRALAEELGVIYFDRPNNEGAKAGNLNAALARTRSPYVVTFDADMVPQRKFLLKTIPYFVDADRINARLPEERRRSLGFIQTPQSFYTPDVFQHNLYAERVVPNEQDYFYDVIEAAKTSTNSVIYGGSNTVISRKALEDIGGFYTKSITEDFATGMLIESAGYVSLGLSEPLASGVAPSTFQDHVQQRTRWGRGVIATAKQLKFLRNRKLDVSQKMSYLNSVLYWFSPLKNLIYLISPLMFAVFCIPIFKCTLVDLALFWLPMHILQILALRVTSQGKISAQWSGIYETSVMPFLLMPVVKEVFGITLSKFKVTKKEKASFRRVVDKRSLVPFVVLLVLTFAGIVRMTYMMVAFKYIGILAVLFWLVRNSYYLTMCLFLGFGRDSDGENVKVFAAELVTLHKCDGMDVDGVTTRLTEHSVDVFTDEVDVLYLGEQVELGISTNGYDLNVKGTVVSIRHSCNPDVPSVYTVEILDFAGQKDAYVQMLYDLTPTLPQRLRFGDEYIRNLWKNLGHRIVRV